From Streptomyces sp. NBC_00237, a single genomic window includes:
- a CDS encoding LLM class flavin-dependent oxidoreductase, with product MEFGLFVQGYVPAARAKVDPEAEHKALIEETEYVIQADKSGFKYAWASEHHFLEEYSHLSANDVFLGYLAHATERIHLGSGIFNPLAPVNHPVKVAEKVAMLDHLSGGRFEFGSGRGAGSHEILGFMPGITDMNHTKEIWEETIAEFPKMWLQDEYEGFQGKHWSLPPRKILPKPYGKAHPAMWYAAGSPSSYAMAGKKGLGVLGFSVQKVADMEWVVESYKTAVKDAEPVGAFVNDNVMVTSTAICAETHEKAVQVAVDGGLNYLQSLLFRYHDTFPRPEGIPEWPELLPEYSEEIIELLIAEELMICGDPDEVLKQCKRWEQAGADQLSFGLPIGVSPEDTMNTIRLIGENVIPKIDTDPVHRTSRMRQG from the coding sequence GTGGAGTTCGGTCTCTTCGTGCAGGGTTACGTGCCTGCCGCGCGTGCCAAGGTCGACCCCGAGGCGGAGCACAAGGCTCTGATCGAGGAGACCGAGTACGTCATTCAGGCGGACAAGTCGGGGTTCAAGTACGCGTGGGCGAGCGAGCACCACTTCCTGGAGGAGTACTCGCACCTGTCGGCGAACGACGTCTTCCTCGGGTATCTGGCGCATGCGACGGAGCGGATTCACCTGGGGTCGGGGATCTTCAATCCGCTGGCGCCGGTGAACCACCCCGTGAAGGTGGCGGAGAAGGTCGCCATGCTGGACCACCTGAGCGGGGGGCGGTTCGAGTTCGGGAGCGGGCGGGGGGCCGGGTCGCACGAGATCCTGGGGTTCATGCCGGGGATCACCGATATGAACCACACGAAGGAGATCTGGGAGGAGACGATCGCCGAGTTCCCCAAGATGTGGCTCCAGGACGAGTACGAGGGCTTCCAGGGCAAGCACTGGTCGCTGCCGCCGAGGAAGATCCTCCCGAAGCCGTACGGGAAGGCGCACCCGGCGATGTGGTACGCGGCCGGGTCTCCGTCGTCGTACGCGATGGCGGGGAAGAAGGGGCTGGGGGTGCTGGGGTTCAGCGTCCAGAAGGTCGCTGACATGGAGTGGGTCGTCGAGTCGTACAAGACGGCGGTGAAGGACGCGGAGCCGGTGGGGGCGTTCGTCAACGACAACGTCATGGTGACGTCGACCGCCATCTGTGCGGAGACGCACGAGAAGGCGGTGCAGGTGGCGGTGGACGGGGGGCTGAACTACCTTCAGTCGCTTCTCTTCCGGTACCACGACACGTTTCCCCGGCCGGAGGGGATTCCGGAGTGGCCGGAGCTTCTGCCGGAGTACAGCGAGGAGATCATCGAGCTCTTGATCGCGGAGGAGCTGATGATCTGTGGGGATCCCGACGAAGTGCTGAAGCAGTGCAAGCGGTGGGAGCAGGCGGGGGCGGACCAGTTGTCCTTCGGGCTGCCGATCGGGGTGTCGCCCGAGGACACGATGAACACGATCCGGTTGATCGGGGAGAACGTGATTCCGAAGATCGACACGGATCCCGTGCACAGGACCTCGCGGATGCGGCAGGGGTAG
- a CDS encoding amidohydrolase family protein, translating into MLDHLIRNATLVDGTGAPSRPADLGIRDGRIARIAAPGGIEEEARTEEDATGLVLAPGFVDPHTHYDAQLFWDPYATPSLNHGVTTVAGGNCGFTLAPLHPDRPEDADYTRRMMSKVEGMALAALEEGVEWSWSSFAEYLDALEGRIAVNAGFMVGHCALRRYVMGPDAVTDRQPTKAELTEIVRLLHEAMDAGAWGFSTTQSSTHSDGDGKPVASRHARPAELLALSKAVGEHEGTQIEAIVAGCLDQFDDDEIDLFVEMSAAAGRPLNWNVLTIDAAVPERVPRQLVPSERARKAGGRIVALTMPILTPMNMSLGTFCALNLIPGWGEILSLPVPERMARLRDPDVRAEMLRRADSKEAGVFRRLADFGRYVIGDTYSRENEGVSGRVVNDIAAERGQDPFACLVEICCNDDLRTVLWPMPTDNDPDSWALRRATWTHEDVMLGGSDAGAHLDRMCGAPYTTRFLGDCLRGRRLLPLEQAVKMLTDDPAQLFGLRERGRIAEGFHADLVLFDPERIDAGPATLVHDLPGDSPRLDSKALGIVSVRVNGVETIRDDQVTGAVPGTVLRSGRDTRTVSTK; encoded by the coding sequence ATGCTCGACCACCTCATCCGTAACGCCACCCTCGTGGACGGCACCGGGGCCCCCTCGCGCCCCGCCGACCTCGGCATCCGCGACGGGCGGATAGCCAGGATCGCCGCGCCCGGCGGCATCGAGGAGGAGGCCCGTACCGAAGAGGACGCCACCGGACTCGTCCTCGCCCCCGGCTTCGTCGACCCCCACACCCACTACGACGCCCAGCTCTTCTGGGACCCGTACGCCACCCCCTCCCTCAACCACGGCGTCACCACCGTCGCGGGCGGCAACTGCGGCTTCACCCTGGCGCCCCTCCACCCCGACCGCCCCGAGGACGCCGACTACACCCGCCGCATGATGTCCAAGGTCGAGGGGATGGCTCTCGCCGCACTCGAAGAAGGCGTCGAGTGGTCCTGGTCGTCCTTCGCCGAGTACCTCGACGCCCTCGAAGGCCGGATAGCCGTCAACGCGGGCTTCATGGTGGGACATTGCGCGCTCCGGCGTTACGTCATGGGCCCCGACGCCGTCACCGACCGCCAGCCCACCAAGGCCGAACTCACCGAGATCGTCAGGCTGTTGCACGAAGCCATGGACGCCGGAGCCTGGGGCTTCTCCACCACCCAGTCCTCCACCCACTCCGACGGCGACGGGAAACCCGTCGCCTCGCGCCACGCCCGCCCCGCCGAACTCCTCGCCCTCAGCAAGGCAGTCGGCGAACACGAAGGCACCCAGATCGAGGCCATCGTCGCGGGCTGCCTCGACCAGTTCGACGACGACGAGATCGACCTCTTCGTCGAGATGAGCGCCGCCGCGGGCCGGCCCCTCAACTGGAACGTCCTCACCATCGACGCCGCCGTCCCCGAACGCGTCCCCCGCCAGCTCGTCCCCAGCGAGCGCGCCCGCAAGGCCGGTGGCAGGATCGTCGCGCTGACCATGCCGATCCTCACGCCCATGAACATGTCGCTGGGCACCTTCTGCGCCCTCAACCTCATCCCCGGCTGGGGCGAGATCCTGTCCCTTCCCGTGCCGGAGCGCATGGCCAGGCTCCGCGACCCCGACGTACGCGCGGAGATGCTCCGCCGCGCCGACTCCAAGGAGGCCGGAGTCTTCCGCCGCCTCGCCGACTTCGGGCGCTACGTCATCGGGGACACGTACAGCAGGGAGAACGAGGGCGTCAGCGGTCGCGTCGTCAACGACATCGCCGCCGAACGCGGCCAGGACCCCTTCGCCTGCCTCGTCGAGATCTGCTGCAACGACGACCTGCGCACCGTCCTGTGGCCCATGCCCACCGACAACGACCCCGACTCCTGGGCCCTGCGCCGCGCGACCTGGACCCACGAGGACGTCATGCTGGGCGGCTCCGACGCCGGCGCCCACCTGGACCGCATGTGCGGAGCCCCGTACACGACCCGCTTCCTCGGCGACTGCCTGCGCGGGCGCAGGCTCCTCCCCCTGGAACAGGCCGTCAAGATGCTCACCGACGACCCCGCCCAGCTCTTCGGCCTGCGCGAACGCGGTCGCATCGCCGAGGGCTTCCACGCGGACCTCGTCCTCTTCGACCCCGAGCGCATCGACGCGGGCCCCGCCACGCTCGTCCACGACCTGCCCGGCGACAGCCCCCGCCTGGACTCCAAGGCGCTCGGCATCGTGAGCGTCCGCGTCAACGGAGTCGAGACGATACGCGACGACCAGGTCACCGGCGCGGTCCCGGGGACCGTCCTGCGCTCGGGCCGCGACACGAGGACGGTGAGCACCAAGTGA